From the Salmo trutta chromosome 2, fSalTru1.1, whole genome shotgun sequence genome, one window contains:
- the LOC115155596 gene encoding leucine-rich repeat and coiled-coil domain-containing protein PF07_0014-like — protein sequence MKDLLSLLQNMKGLLNLLQDMKDLLNLLQNMKDLLNLLQNMKDLLSLLQNMKGLLNLLQNMKDLLRLLQNMKDLLRLLQNMKDLLRLLQNMKDLLNLLQNMNDLLNLLQNMKDLLNLLQNMKDLLNLLQNMKDLLRLPQDMKDLLNLLQSMNLRIKEVPHTLLLLSPSPLTDPSLIGSIAPSPQTCSLSSCILGYLYPVLPLSYC from the coding sequence atgaagGATCTGCTCAGccttctccagaacatgaagGGTCTGCTTAACCTTCTCCAGGACATGAAGGATCTGCTCaaccttctccagaacatgaagGATCTGCTCaaccttctccagaacatgaagGATCTGCTCAGccttctccagaacatgaagGGTCTGCTtaaccttctccagaacatgaagGATCTGCTCAGACTTCTCCAGAACATGAAGGATCTGCTCAGACTTCTCCAGAACATGAAGGATCTGCTCAGACTTCTCCAGAACATGAAGGATCTGCTCaaccttctccagaacatgaatGATCTGCTCaaccttctccagaacatgaagGATCTGCTCaaccttctccagaacatgaagGATCTGCTCaaccttctccagaacatgaagGATCTGCTCAGACTTCCCCAGGACATGAAGGATCTGCTCAACCTTCTCCAGAGCATGAATCTTAGGATCAAAGAGGTCCCCcatactctcctcctcctctccccctctcctctcacagaCCCCTCACTCATTGGTTCAATCGCTCCCTCTCCCCAGAcctgctccctctcttcctgcATCTTGGGATACCTATACCCTGTACTCCCTCTGTCTTATTGTTGA